One stretch of Cryptococcus neoformans var. neoformans B-3501A chromosome 5, whole genome shotgun sequence DNA includes these proteins:
- a CDS encoding hypothetical protein (HMMPfam hit to CDC45, CDC45-like protein, score: 522.5, E(): 3.9e-154) produces the protein MPVVQPPADDLRPSDLTYIHAYNSIVSRVRRTAGAASGGVVILAGVDVDGLLGARILCSLFKNDDIPYRLIPVGGLTELEEKSDEALASEEIHTLILLSLGSLLTLTDFFNLPKKVHLHVIDSHRPWNLGNLFDIDLDDEDDEDAHGKVWIWGDGDEFSENMDQLRKSFEALQFLPQKDSDEDSDSDEESEAEEEEPEEEDEDEEGDDDAKDEDGWSRKRRREDSVAARRKRRRDDDRPRKLPKAIKEAHQERIAKYYNHGTYYGQSVALTIYLLATVLERADNDILWYSILGVTHQYITSHIDREKYEEYHAIFLDEVVRLNHEPDPVALRTPNPDNRNISKSEELRFMLFRHWDLYNAMLHSGYVAGRLGIWKEKGRSKLRGLLAKMGYSIQQCNQAWSHMDMELKRQLPEVLERVGPEYGLVELSYPSFTRAYGFQLSSLSAADAVEVISSLLDIAVGVRLEVDREGGKGGGEWFGGTTRWSVGTREAEMGIAASEPGERGEGIEGEESEEKKDQDWHVTNFWIAYDACDDISLLRRSLPLAMALHRAIIRAGSDLLDKSIIRTLRNFRLTILSEGPDLRLFCHPSPLSRLALWLVDATRDRWVEKIARQNAHSGGKVKSLPFVVACLNEEKGTFSVVGVTGAPEFGDVRKNKFGLAFQQAASFSNATASLDMFDTSVVEVGREDLQSFIEHLHLHSV, from the exons ATGCCCGTAGTACAGCCACCCGCAGACGACCTACGTCCATCCGATCTTACGTATATTCACGCGTACAACTCGATCGTCTCGCGCGTTAGGAGAACAGCTGGGGCTGCTTCTGGAGGAGTGGTCATCCTCGCTGGGGTTGATGTC GATGGACTCTTGGGTGCAAGGATACTATGTTCGTTGTTCAAAAACGATGACATTCCTTATCGATTGATCCCTGTGGGCGGGTTGAcagagctggaagagaagagtgaTGAAGCGCTTGCCTCTGAAGAA ATACACACTCTCATACTGCTGTCCCTCGGATCCCTATTAACTTTAACAGACTTTTTCAACCTTCCAAAGAAGGTTCATCTTCATGTAATTGACTCCCATCGCCCATGGAATTTGGGTAATTTGTTCGACATTGATCtcgacgatgaggatgatgaagacgcTCACGGGAAGGTGTGGATCtggggagatggggatgagtTCTCCGAAAACATGGACCAACTGCGAAAAAGCTTCGAGGCTTTGCAATTTCTACCGCAAAAGGACTCGGATGAAGACAGTGACTCTGATGAAGAATcagaggcggaagaggaggaaccagaagaggaagatgaagatgaagagggcgatgatgatgctaaagatgaagatggatggtCAAGGAAACGGAGGCGAGAGGATTCTGTTgcggcaagaaggaaacgGCGACGAGACGATGATCGA CCGCGTAAACTTCCTAAAGCAATCAAAGAGGCGCATCAAGAACGGATAGCCAAATACTACAATCACGGGACATATTACGGGCAATCTGTCGCTCTCACAATCTATCTGCTTGCTACGGTCCTTGAACGAGCCGACAATGACATATTATGGTATTCAATCCTCGGCGTCACTCATCAATACATTACATCCCATATCGATCGCGAAAAGTATGAAGAATATCATGCAATCTTCCTTGACGAGGTCGTGCGGCTCAATCACGAACCAGACCCTGTGGCTCTACGGACTCCTAATCCCGACAATAGGAATATATCCAAGAGCGAAGAGTTACGATTCATGTTGTTCAGACATTGGGACCTATACAATGCGATGTTACATAGCGGATACGTTGCTGGCCGGTTGGGAAtatggaaagaaaagggaagaagcaagcTGCGTGGTTTATTGGCCAAAATGGG TTACTCAATCCAACAATGCAATCAGGCATGGTCACACATGGACATGGAGCTCAAACGTCAATTACCTGAAGTGCTCGAGCGTGTCGGTCCCGAATACGGTCTCGTCGAGCTTTCTTACCCGTCTTTCACCCGCGCTTACGGGTTTCAACTATCTTCACTCTCAGCAGCAGATGCCGTCGAGGTCATATCTTCTTTACTGGATATAGCGGTGGGCGTAAGGTTAGAGGTTGACAGGGAAGGCGGTAAAGGAGGCGGTGAGTGGTTTGGAGGCACCACCAGATGGAGCGTTGGTACGCGGGAAGCGGAAATGGGCATTGCTGCCAGCGAAccaggagaaagaggagaaggtattgaaggagaagaatccgaagagaaaaaagatcAAGACTGGCATGTGACCAACTTTTGGATCGCCTATGATGCGTGCGACGA TATCTCCCTTTTGCGGCGCTCTCTCCCATTAGCTATGGCTCTTCATCGAGCCATCATACGCGCGGGATCCGATTTGCTTGATAAATCCATCATCCGTACGCTTCGGAACTTCCGTCTGACCATCCTGAGCGAAGGTCCTGACCTTCGGCTCTTCTGtcatccttcccctctgTCACGTCTTGCTCTTTGGTTGGTCGATGCTACGCGGGACCGGTGGGTCGAGAAAATCGCTCGACAAAACGCACATTCTGGAGGCAAGGTTAAGAGTTTACCGTTTGTAGTAGCATGCTTgaatgaggagaaggggacTTTCTCAGTGGTGGGTGTAACTGGTGCACCAGAGTTTGGCGATGTGAGGAAAAA TAAATTTGGTCTCGCTTTCCAACAAGCagcttccttttccaaTGCTACAGCAAGTCTGGATATGTTTGACACTAGTGTTGTTGAAGTTGGCCGAGAGGATCTTCAGTCATTCATTGAACATCTGCACCTACACTCCGTCTAG